The nucleotide window TTATCGGGACATTTGGCATTAAAGATGTGGGGCAATGGCATATTGAGGGAGCCGTAAAATACTTATACCAGCTAGCTCTACACCCCGATTACCAGGGAAAAGGATACGGTGCTGATATTGTGTCCTGGGCATGTCAAAAAGTACGAGGTTTCGGGCAGGAACTGTATCTGGATTGCTGGGCAGGAAATGAAAAGTTAAAAAGCTTTTACAGCGAGAATGGCTTTGAATATATCGGAGATTTTCCTGTGGAGGACTATTACATAAGCATTTTTAGATGCAGGGAGGGATAGTATGGATGCCATTTTTAAAGATATCGTCCATATTATG belongs to Mesobacillus sp. AQ2 and includes:
- a CDS encoding GNAT family N-acetyltransferase; translation: MEIRSAEIEDVSEILSVLNAASLSLHQKGVNQWNYPWNEKQLLEQVGFLYVASVDGKIIGTFGIKDVGQWHIEGAVKYLYQLALHPDYQGKGYGADIVSWACQKVRGFGQELYLDCWAGNEKLKSFYSENGFEYIGDFPVEDYYISIFRCREG